A segment of the Thermoplasmata archaeon genome:
CCACACCAACATTACCTTTCCATTCTTTATTTGCGTTGTCTACAGATACATACACGTTAAACATTTTATTCCATCGTTCTATTTCCTGTCTATATACTATATCTTCTGGAGACCTGGCACCGTAAAGCAACATCATATTTTTGTTGTTGTTAACGAGCGAGTGCTCTATGTAGGATCGTGCAGGAGGCAATCCTATTCCTCCTGCAATAAGCACTGTTGCTCCGTCAGGTTCGGGAAAGCCTGTTCCATATGGCCCCCGGATCCCGATTCTGTCCCCTTTATGCATTTTATGCATTATTTCAGTCACTTTCCCTACCTTTTTAATGCTGAACAATAACCCGTTTTTACTGCTTGCTAAGGATATCGGCACCTCTCCATATCCCATTACAGATAGCTCGTAAAACTGACCTGGATTTGGGACTACGTCAAATACGTTTTGGAGAAGAAAAGATTTTACATCTGCCGTTTCCTCTTTTATATCCAAAATCTCGGTATTTAAAGGTGCCATGCTGTTCATTTTTTCACCTTCTCTATTACTTCTCTGATATCTATCTTTACCGGGCAAACTTCAATGCATCGGCCACAGCCTGTGCACAGATAATACCCGTAATTTTCATAATGAAACTTGAGCTTGTGCAAAAACCGCTGTCTTAATCGCAAATCTAGTGTAGTGCGGGGATTTACATTTCCCGCAATTCTCGTGAATCCTGCGAGAATGCAAGAGTCCCACTCTCTGAACCTCTCATTCTCAGCATCAAACACATCAAAACAGAAACATGTGGGACACGCATAATTGCAAGCTCCGCATGATATGCACCTTTCTCCATACTCTTTCCATAGCGGGCTATTCCATTCCAGTTTCTCAGCCATGTTTTTTACATTATATCGCTTCATTTTATCATACACATTTTCGGCCATATCTTTTGCTGTTTTTAGATCTTTCTCATCAGCAATCTCAGTACCTGGGCTTATGAACCGATCGTTAAATGATTCAATTAAATAATACGATCCAATA
Coding sequences within it:
- a CDS encoding FAD/NAD(P)-binding protein; its protein translation is MNSMAPLNTEILDIKEETADVKSFLLQNVFDVVPNPGQFYELSVMGYGEVPISLASSKNGLLFSIKKVGKVTEIMHKMHKGDRIGIRGPYGTGFPEPDGATVLIAGGIGLPPARSYIEHSLVNNNKNMMLLYGARSPEDIVYRQEIERWNKMFNVYVSVDNANKEWKGNVGVVTKLFNRITNIQSKFIIIGPTIMIKFSVIELKKMGVEDDNIYLSLERKMKCGVGLCGHCNIGRYYVCKDGPVFSYSKVKDIPELFF
- a CDS encoding 4Fe-4S dicluster domain-containing protein: MLYKIEKEQINNYIDWLLKKYEVWGPRLVGTNYVFSRLDNGSQFRDVKTLLGPKEQIYPAIENIFKDDSKELIVIGVKSCDLRAFKMLDDVFLKEYKDNNFENRRSKVHFFNFVCTEPCEYGFCTTFYGPRLEEGVELQFTDIGSYYLIESFNDRFISPGTEIADEKDLKTAKDMAENVYDKMKRYNVKNMAEKLEWNSPLWKEYGERCISCGACNYACPTCFCFDVFDAENERFREWDSCILAGFTRIAGNVNPRTTLDLRLRQRFLHKLKFHYENYGYYLCTGCGRCIEVCPVKIDIREVIEKVKK